The genomic DNA GAGGTCTCATGTGCCAATTAGGGATGAGTTTAAATAGAGTTTATTTTAGATAGTTTGGTTATTAACTTCATTGCCATTTTTGAGTTGTTTTTTCTTTATAACTAGGTAGTATGTCCTAGATTGATTATTCATTATTTTGTCTATGAAAACAGAAGTTTTGAAGACCCTTTTAAAAATTGTATCAGTAGTGTTCTTCCTCTATTTATTTCTCCTAAGCATTGGGCTTATGGGTGTAGCTTTTAAAGGTTTCGGTAAAGGGTTTGCTGAAAATCTTATTCAGACAACTTCCAATCCGTTTGTAGGCCTCTTTATAGGTATTTTAGTTACAAGCATTGTTCAAAGTTCTTCTACTACTACTTCGATTGTGATTGGAATGGTAGGGGGGGGAGTAATTACCTTAAGCAATGCAATTCCGATAATTATGGGTGCTAATATCGGAACAACAGTAACAGGTATATTGGTCTCATTAGGGCACATAAGTCGTAGGGAAGAATTTAGGAGAGCGATAGCCGGCGGCACGTTAGATGGTTTCTTTAAAATTATGTGTGTCCTTATTCTATTTCCTATAGAGCTTGCAACAGGTATTCTAAATAAGTCTGCTGTCTATATAAGTAATATATTTGTCAATATTGGGGGAATTAAATTCACAAGTCCTATAAAGCTGGCTACAGAGCCTGTTATATATTTTATAGAAAATATTTTTATCAGAATTGGTTTGTTTCAAAGTATGGTCTATGTTCTATTGCTTATTGTATCTTTGGTTTTTCTGTTTTTGTCATTGTATTTTATTGTAAGAGTTATGAGATCACTGGTTATCAAAAGAGCAGAGATTGTTCTTAATAATGTTATTGGTAAATACGGTATATTAACTATCTTTGTAGCCCTTCTATTTACTGCAGTGATTCAAAGCAGCTCAATAACCATTGCTTTAATGATCCCTCTTATTGCGGCCGGAGTTTTGAATGTTGAAACAATGTACCCTATTATAATGGGTGCTAATATTGGAACAACAGTAACAGCAATCCTTGCTTCATTTGCAACAGGGAATGTTGTTGCTGTCAGTGCAGCTTTTGTACACTTCCTTTTTAATATTATAGGCCTCATATTTATCTATTCTTGGAGGCCTTTGAGGATGATACCAGTCTTTTTAGCCAAAGGCTTAGGCAGTCTGGCTTTTAAAAGGCGCAGGTACGCTGTGCTATACATGGTAACTGTTTTTTTTGTAATCCCGGCGATGTTTATTGTAATTTCTAAATTTTTAGAATAAGGAGGATGTGATATGTTCAAAAATATAATGCGTTTTTGGAAAGGCAAGGATTTTTTGAATCAAGTGCTTGAGGATTTTAAATCTATGCTTAACGATGCAGAGAGCATGTTTGGTATGGTTATTAGGAGACTTCTTTATAACGAAGGAGATCTAGATACTCTAAAAAAAGAAATATATGAAATAGATAGCAGGGTGAATAAGTCTGAAAAAGAGATTAGAAAGAGGATTATAGAACATCTTTCGATTCAGCCTTCAGTTGATGTGCCGACCTCGCTGCTATTGATGAGTGTTGTAAAAGATGCTGAAAGGCTGGGCGATTATTCTAAAAATCTTTTTGAAGTCAGCAAATTTTTGGCCGAACCTATTGATAAAAATAAATATAAAGAGCTTTTTAATAATATAGATCAGGAGATAGCAGAGCTTTTCAAAGATACTAAGAAGGCTTTTTTAGAATCGGATGAAGATATTGCTATAGCATCCTGGAACTATGAACGTCAGATAGCAAAAAGATGTGATCAGATACTAGAAAAACTGGCCAAGAGTAATATCTCGGTAAATGAGGCGGTATGCTTTACTCTTATTGCAAGGCATTTCAAGCGTATAGCAGCGCATCTTACTAATATCGCAACGTCTGTAGTCTTGCCTCTGTCTGATTTAGACTATTTTGATGAGAGCAGATAGTATATCTAGCTGATACCAATCTTTTCTAGCAGCCTGTTTATTCTTTCAACCAAAGGTGAGAATTTATCATGCTTCCTTAGTTTTATTTGGTGCCTGTTTTCACCTTCTAAGTTTTCATCAAGTTCCCTTATTATTCTGCTGTAAGGGCCGAGTATTGAGTGTGTTATTCTGTGGGCAATTGTAAGTATTGTTAACATGATTAAAGGGGCTACTGCAAATATAATAAAAGCAGCTCTCTTTGCAGCAGGCATGATATGGTAGGCAATAGTCTCTGGGATAGCAATCTCCTGCGCTATTATGCCGAAGATCAGGTAGTATAAAGCTATTGAAACAATAATCGTAGGTAATAATGCTGCAAGGCCAATGATGAAAAAAATTTGTTTGTGGAATTTGTTTGCAAAAAATTGCTTTCTTTTATTCTTATTCATTTTTATACCCCACTTTCATTTCAGCATATAGTGCTTCTGCACTAGAAGCTGTGTTATCTGCATCAGTCATAATTGCTATTGCTCCTACATTTGGAGGCTTTTTGCCAAAGAGCTGCATGTAGTCATCATTTATGTTGCGCTCTTCATAGACCCATTTATTTAAATTATCTTTTCCTGATTCAATAACTATTATTTTGATATTCTTAAAGTAAGGGCTGCTCATATATGTCCCTTCTTCTGTTGTTTCATCCCAGACATACTCTATCGATTTTGTATTGGTAAATAACATGCTTGGAAATATTACATATACTCTTGCTGGATAATCATCTTTCTCTATCCAGCCATCCGAAGCTGTTGCTGTTTTCGATTTATCAGGAAATTCTAACACTTTCCACTTCCAGCTTATCATGGGAAACTCCCTAGGATTGAATTTTATTTTATAGAAGAGTCCTGAGCAGGATTGATCGCTCTTAGCAGAGAGATACCCTTCGTGGTGATCAGCCTCAACTGTATAAAGAACCTGGTCTTTGAATATTTTCTCTTGCCAGCTATCCAGAGAACCTTTGTTTTTAAAGTTAAATAGCTTTGGAATATCTAAGGCAAATACCGTAGCGGTTAACGTAACTGTTGTTAGTATTGCAAGGACTATAAATATTTTCTTAAAGCTCATTAAGTCTATTTTATCTGTTATTACATTAGGAGTCAAATCAGTTATTATAGATGGTATAATAACTGAAGATAACGTTTAAACAGGAGAGAGAATGGCTAAGAATAAAGATATTGAATTTATGAATCTGGCTCTTGCTGCAGCAACTAAGGGAGTAGAGAGCGGTCAGACACCATTTGGAGCCTGCATTGTAAAGAATGATAAAGTTATATCCTGTTGTCACAACAGAGTCTGGGCATCAACTGATATAACAGCCCATGCTGAGATAGTAGCGATAAGAGAGGCTTGTGAAAACTTAGACAGCATTGATCTATCTGGTTGTGTGATCTATTCGACAACGGAGCCTTGCCCGATGTGCTTTACTGCTATTCATTGGGCTAAGATAGATAAGATTATCTATGGTGCCTCAATAGAGGATGCAAAAAGTTTCGGGTTTGCTGAGCTTATTATCTCAAACAGAGAGATGAAATATATAGGTAAAAGCAAGATCGAGATTGTATCGGGATGTTTAAAAGATGACAATCTAAGGTTATTTAGTATTTGGAAGAACAGAGATAATAGCAGGGCTTATTAGGGTAAATCTTTTAGGTCTAATTCTAGATAACTGTTGCCATTTCTACCGTTTTCTTTTGCATCATAGGCTGCTTTATCTGCAGTATCAGTTATATGCTCACTTATATGATCTGCTAATCCAGATTTTATCGCTGCAATTATATCTTCATTAGGCCTAAAAGTGGTAAATCCTAAGCTTATTGTAATAATGTATTCTTCCCCGGCCATTACTATAGCAGTATCTCTAAAAGCCTGGTTTATTCTATTTGCTACAATCTGAGCTTCATCTTCTGAGGTGTCGGGGAGGATAATAGAGAACTCATCGCCTCCAAAATGGAACAAGAGATCACTCTCTCTTAGTGATTTTTTTATCGTTTCTGCCATAAATACTATTGCGTTATCGCCTTCAAGGTGACCAAAATTGTCATTGATAGCCTTTATATAATCGCCATCTATTATAATGACAGAGAGTGGACCATCATGCATAGAAAAAGATATAGCTTCTTTTAGTCTAACTGGATAGTAGTCTTTTCTGTAAGCTACTTTAGTTAACCTATCATAGTAGTCTTCTGTCATATTAAATCCAGTCCATATTGTTCCATCAGGGCTCATGTTGGATATCAGTTTGAATACCTGAGTATCTATTTCACATACAAAATCGGACATAGGAGTACTTGCTAGGCTAAATACAGTTGTAATATTTTGACCTTTGATATCTCCGAAGATTGATATAGCTGATTCATTTGCTTTTTCTATTCTCCCGTCATTGTCGGTTTCAATTATAGGTATAGACAGCTCTGGGTAGAAATTGCTGGATGCAGCCTTTACTCTACGTAGGGATTTACCCTGATAAGCTAACAGTTCTAGAGGTGATAGAGATTTATATTGCGATAATATAGATGCAGAAAGTAACAATATTAAAATAATAACCTTATTTTTAAATTTAATATGCATAATTTATTCCAAGTCCTTTTCAGTATTTATAACATATTTTAGCTAAAATACAAACTTTTTGAATAGTTTTAATTTATGCGAATTTTATTTCTTAAATAAATTTTCTTTATCTCTTACCAGTTGTTGACAACTATGATACAATATAATCCTTATTTGTAGGTTTATGGTGATTTAATTTTATTAAAAAAGGAAGGATAGATAGATGGAATATAAGGATGTTTTTAAAGGAAGTAAGGTTGCATATTTTTCTATGGAGATAGGTGTAAAGCCTGAGTTTTCAACTTATAGCGGTGGTCTTGGTATCTTGGCCGGTGATACTGTTCGCTCCAGTGCGGATTTAAATATACCTCTTGTCGCTACCACTCTTGTTTCACGCAAAGGTTATTTTAAGCAAGAGTTCAATCGAGATAATTGGCAGATAGAGAAACCAGATCATTGGGAGCCCAAAGAGTATCTCACATTATTACCTCAGCAGGTTGAAGTTGAGATAGAGAGAAGAGCTGTAAAAGTTCAAGCCTGGTTGTATGTAGTACGAAGTACTACTGGGGGCAGGGTGCCGGTGCTGTTCCTTGATACAGATATAGAAGGCAATAGTGAAGAAGATAGAGATATTACTGCACATCTTTACGGCGGCGATAAGCGCTATAGAATGAAGCAAGAGATTGTTCTTGGAATAGGCGGTATGAGGATGCTTAAAGCTCTTGAAGTTGAAGTCTCAAAATATCATTTAAATGAAGGTCATGCAAGCTTTCTTACTCTTGAGGTTTTTAAGGAGTTTGAAGGCAATGTTGAAAAGGTGCAAAAAAAATGCATCTTTACTACTCATACTCCTGTTGAAGCCGGACATGATAAGTTCTCTTATCAGCTTGTAGAAGAAGTATTGTCCGACATTGTTCCGCTAGATGTTATTAAAAGTTTTGCCGGCAAGGACTCTTTGAATATGACGCTCCTGGCTTTAAATTTAAGCGGCTTTGTTAATGGTGTTGCAAAGAGTCACGGTGAGACAACAAAAAAGATGTTTCCTGGTTACGTCATAAGTTCGGTTACAAATGGAGTACATCCTTATACTTGGACGGAAGACAATTTTAAAAAACTATATGATAAATATCTTCCCGGTTGGGCTAAGGAGCCTGGGCTTTTGGGTAGAGTTGAGATTATACCCCATGAGGAAGTTTGGGAGGCGCATTATGCAGCAAAGCAGAGTCTCATTGAGCTTATAAACAGTAAGTCGAAGATAAAATTCTCTGAGGATGTTTTTACAATAGGATTTGCAAGACGTGCAACAACATATAAAAGACATGCGCTTTTATTTCAGGATTTGGAGCGGCTTAAGGATATCAGCTCTAAGTTTCCTATTCAAATTATATTTGCCGGTAAAGCGCATCCTTATGATGATCCTGGCAAGAAGATGATTCAAGAGATCTTCTCTTATGCTGAGAAACTTAAGAATGAGATAAAGATTGCCTATATCGAAAATTATAATATGGAAAAAGCTCAAAAAATGATTCCCGGAGTTGATCTTTGGCTTAATACACCTAAGCGTCCGATGGAGGCATCAGGCACTAGCGGTATGAAAGCAGCTTTAAATGGAGGTGTAAATTTCTCTATACCTGATGGCTGGTGGATTGAAGGCTGTATTGAAGGAGTCACGGGTTGGACCATAGGTCCTATCGAAGAAGATTTTACCAAAAAGGACTTAGAGCTTGAGGAGAAGCATGATCTCTATGGTAAACTTGAATATGCGATATTACCGATGTTCTATGAACAGAGAGATAATTGGATTGATATAATGAAGAATTCAATCGGTAAGGTTGCAAATTATTTTAATAGTCATCGTATGATGCATCGTTATATAACAGATGCATATTTTGGCTAAGAGAAGTTAGCATTAAACTTTCTAGGTATGGATGTTAAAAAGGCCCTCTTTATTGTAGATGTTCAGAACGATTTCTGTTTAAGGGGGACGTTAGCTGTGAAAGATGCCGATAGAATCATTCCAGTACTAAATAAATATATTGCTCTCTTCCAGAAGAAAAAATATCCAACGGTTGCTTCTAGAGATTGGCATCCAAATAATTCACAGCATTTTAAAGACTTTGGTGGTCTTTGGCCGCTGCACTGTATACAGGGAACAGCAGGAGCTGAGTTCCATTCAGAGTTAGAATTACCTCAAAATACAATTATTATTTCATCTGGGGTAGGCGTTAAAGAGGATGGGTATTCTGCTTTTGAGGGAAGAGACCCTAGAGATGTAGCTTTAGAAGATATTTTAAAAAATTTAAGCATTGAAGAGCTTTATATTGGCGGGATTGCTACTGATTACTGTGTTAAGGCTACAGCTTTAGATGCTTTAAAGTTGGGCTTTAAAGTTGTGATTTTAACTGATGGGGTGAAAGGGGTTAATATAGAGAGAGATGATTCCAATAAGGCATTGGATCAGATGGTCTCTAAAGGTGCTTCTCTGATAGATTTTAAGGAGCTAGAGGCAGGATGGGTATAGTCTCAAAGAGAGGAGATAAGGGCAGAACATCGCTTCTTTATTCAAAGAGGGTAGATAAGGATAATCTCTTAATTGAGGCTGTTGGTGTCTTAGATGAGCTCAATGCTTTTTTAGGTTTATCGAAGTCGTGTATAAGATGCAGGAGAAGAAAGAAGATTATAGCGGATATTCAAAAAGATTTATCCCTGATAGCTGCTGAGCTGGTTATAGATGAATCCAAGTATAAAAGTTTAAAGGAAAAGATAACTTTAGAGAGGATATCTTATCTTGAAAAATTGATAGAGAGTTTTGAGAAAAAAAATAGCGTCAACTCTTTTATTAGTCTAGACTCCAATGGCTGTTCAGCTTCCATAAATGTTGCCCGGGCTATATCGAGAAAATTAGAGAGAAGAGCAGTGAGCTTAAAAAAGAGAAAGCTTCTTTTAAATGATGCAATATTGGTCTACCTGAACAGGCTGTCTGATTTGTTGTTTCTTTTAGCTATCTCTTTTCAGAAACATGAATGATAGCAAGAGGGCTATTAAGATAATAGAGGTTTTAGGCAAGAAGTATCCTGGGAGCAAAACAGCTTTATTCTATAAAAATCCTTTTCAGCTTCTTGTCGCGACAATTCTATCTGCTCAGTGTACTGATAAAAAAGTTAACGAGATAACTCCCGGGATTTTCAATAAATATAAAGATGTTTATGGTTTTTCAGCTGCTGAAGAAAAAGAACTAGAAGAGAATATCTACTCTAGTGGTTTTTATAAAAATAAGACTAAAAACATAATAGCTTCCTCCAAGATAATAGTCAGAGATTTCAATGGCAAGGTGCCAGACAGTATGGCCTCTCTTCTTAAATTGCCTGGAGTTGCAAGAAAGACAGCCAATATAGTTCTATCTTCTGGATTTCAAAAGATAGAGGGAGTAGCTGTCGATACGCATGTCAAGAGACTCTCTACTCGGTTCGGTTTTAGCAGCAATAGTAATCCTGATAAGATAGAGAAGGATTTGATCTCTATTTTCCCTAAGAGCTATTGGCTGAAATTAAATCATATTTTGGTGAACCATGGTAGGGAGACCTGTAAAGCGCGCAATCCGTTATGCCTTAAGTGTGCTGTTGGTTATCTCTGTAAATCAGAAGATAAGAGAAGATGAAGAGAGAGGCTTACTTATATCATAAGATTGAAGATAGTAAGGTTAGGTGCTTTCTATGTAATCATAATTGTGTAATCATTGATTCTGAATATGGATTTTGCGGTGTTAGAAAGAATGAGAAAGGAATTCTTTATAGCGATGTTTATGCAGAGCCGGCGGCATTGCATGTAGACCCCATTGAAAAAAAACCACTCTACCACTTTTATCCTGGAAGCTTATCTTATTCTATGGCAACCATCGGGTGCAATTTTAGATGCGAATTTTGTCAAAACTGGCAGATATCACAGAGATCGAAAAGCGATTTTAAGCCGGAAAGAATAGTTCTTCCTGAAGATATTGCCTATTATGCTAAAGAAAATAATTGCTCCAGTATAAGCTATACTTATACAGAGCCGACTGTCTTTTTTGAGTATGCTTACGATATAGCTAAAATAGCTCATAAAGAAGGTCTGCATAATATCTTTGTTACCAATGGTTATATGAGTACCGAAGCTATAGATAAGATAGCGCCGTACTTAAATGCTGCTAATGTCGACTTGAAAAGTTTTAACGATGGTTTCTATGTTAAAAATTGTAAGGCACATCTAAAGCCGGTTTTAGATTCAATTAAATATATGAAAGAGAGAGGCATATGGATTGAAATCACGACTTTAATTATTCCCGGGGAAAATGACTCTGGTCAGGAGTTGATGCAGTTAGCCGATTTTGTTGCTTCTGTT from Candidatus Kaelpia aquatica includes the following:
- a CDS encoding Na/Pi symporter; the encoded protein is MKTEVLKTLLKIVSVVFFLYLFLLSIGLMGVAFKGFGKGFAENLIQTTSNPFVGLFIGILVTSIVQSSSTTTSIVIGMVGGGVITLSNAIPIIMGANIGTTVTGILVSLGHISRREEFRRAIAGGTLDGFFKIMCVLILFPIELATGILNKSAVYISNIFVNIGGIKFTSPIKLATEPVIYFIENIFIRIGLFQSMVYVLLLIVSLVFLFLSLYFIVRVMRSLVIKRAEIVLNNVIGKYGILTIFVALLFTAVIQSSSITIALMIPLIAAGVLNVETMYPIIMGANIGTTVTAILASFATGNVVAVSAAFVHFLFNIIGLIFIYSWRPLRMIPVFLAKGLGSLAFKRRRYAVLYMVTVFFVIPAMFIVISKFLE
- a CDS encoding PhoU domain-containing protein; translation: MFKNIMRFWKGKDFLNQVLEDFKSMLNDAESMFGMVIRRLLYNEGDLDTLKKEIYEIDSRVNKSEKEIRKRIIEHLSIQPSVDVPTSLLLMSVVKDAERLGDYSKNLFEVSKFLAEPIDKNKYKELFNNIDQEIAELFKDTKKAFLESDEDIAIASWNYERQIAKRCDQILEKLAKSNISVNEAVCFTLIARHFKRIAAHLTNIATSVVLPLSDLDYFDESR
- a CDS encoding DUF3047 domain-containing protein, whose product is MSFKKIFIVLAILTTVTLTATVFALDIPKLFNFKNKGSLDSWQEKIFKDQVLYTVEADHHEGYLSAKSDQSCSGLFYKIKFNPREFPMISWKWKVLEFPDKSKTATASDGWIEKDDYPARVYVIFPSMLFTNTKSIEYVWDETTEEGTYMSSPYFKNIKIIVIESGKDNLNKWVYEERNINDDYMQLFGKKPPNVGAIAIMTDADNTASSAEALYAEMKVGYKNE
- a CDS encoding nucleoside deaminase translates to MAKNKDIEFMNLALAAATKGVESGQTPFGACIVKNDKVISCCHNRVWASTDITAHAEIVAIREACENLDSIDLSGCVIYSTTEPCPMCFTAIHWAKIDKIIYGASIEDAKSFGFAELIISNREMKYIGKSKIEIVSGCLKDDNLRLFSIWKNRDNSRAY
- a CDS encoding sensor domain-containing diguanylate cyclase: MHIKFKNKVIILILLLSASILSQYKSLSPLELLAYQGKSLRRVKAASSNFYPELSIPIIETDNDGRIEKANESAISIFGDIKGQNITTVFSLASTPMSDFVCEIDTQVFKLISNMSPDGTIWTGFNMTEDYYDRLTKVAYRKDYYPVRLKEAISFSMHDGPLSVIIIDGDYIKAINDNFGHLEGDNAIVFMAETIKKSLRESDLLFHFGGDEFSIILPDTSEDEAQIVANRINQAFRDTAIVMAGEEYIITISLGFTTFRPNEDIIAAIKSGLADHISEHITDTADKAAYDAKENGRNGNSYLELDLKDLP
- the glgP gene encoding alpha-glucan family phosphorylase, with protein sequence MEYKDVFKGSKVAYFSMEIGVKPEFSTYSGGLGILAGDTVRSSADLNIPLVATTLVSRKGYFKQEFNRDNWQIEKPDHWEPKEYLTLLPQQVEVEIERRAVKVQAWLYVVRSTTGGRVPVLFLDTDIEGNSEEDRDITAHLYGGDKRYRMKQEIVLGIGGMRMLKALEVEVSKYHLNEGHASFLTLEVFKEFEGNVEKVQKKCIFTTHTPVEAGHDKFSYQLVEEVLSDIVPLDVIKSFAGKDSLNMTLLALNLSGFVNGVAKSHGETTKKMFPGYVISSVTNGVHPYTWTEDNFKKLYDKYLPGWAKEPGLLGRVEIIPHEEVWEAHYAAKQSLIELINSKSKIKFSEDVFTIGFARRATTYKRHALLFQDLERLKDISSKFPIQIIFAGKAHPYDDPGKKMIQEIFSYAEKLKNEIKIAYIENYNMEKAQKMIPGVDLWLNTPKRPMEASGTSGMKAALNGGVNFSIPDGWWIEGCIEGVTGWTIGPIEEDFTKKDLELEEKHDLYGKLEYAILPMFYEQRDNWIDIMKNSIGKVANYFNSHRMMHRYITDAYFG
- the pncA gene encoding bifunctional nicotinamidase/pyrazinamidase, with translation MDVKKALFIVDVQNDFCLRGTLAVKDADRIIPVLNKYIALFQKKKYPTVASRDWHPNNSQHFKDFGGLWPLHCIQGTAGAEFHSELELPQNTIIISSGVGVKEDGYSAFEGRDPRDVALEDILKNLSIEELYIGGIATDYCVKATALDALKLGFKVVILTDGVKGVNIERDDSNKALDQMVSKGASLIDFKELEAGWV
- a CDS encoding cob(I)yrinic acid a,c-diamide adenosyltransferase, producing the protein MGIVSKRGDKGRTSLLYSKRVDKDNLLIEAVGVLDELNAFLGLSKSCIRCRRRKKIIADIQKDLSLIAAELVIDESKYKSLKEKITLERISYLEKLIESFEKKNSVNSFISLDSNGCSASINVARAISRKLERRAVSLKKRKLLLNDAILVYLNRLSDLLFLLAISFQKHE
- the nth gene encoding endonuclease III translates to MNDSKRAIKIIEVLGKKYPGSKTALFYKNPFQLLVATILSAQCTDKKVNEITPGIFNKYKDVYGFSAAEEKELEENIYSSGFYKNKTKNIIASSKIIVRDFNGKVPDSMASLLKLPGVARKTANIVLSSGFQKIEGVAVDTHVKRLSTRFGFSSNSNPDKIEKDLISIFPKSYWLKLNHILVNHGRETCKARNPLCLKCAVGYLCKSEDKRR
- the amrS gene encoding AmmeMemoRadiSam system radical SAM enzyme; this encodes MKREAYLYHKIEDSKVRCFLCNHNCVIIDSEYGFCGVRKNEKGILYSDVYAEPAALHVDPIEKKPLYHFYPGSLSYSMATIGCNFRCEFCQNWQISQRSKSDFKPERIVLPEDIAYYAKENNCSSISYTYTEPTVFFEYAYDIAKIAHKEGLHNIFVTNGYMSTEAIDKIAPYLNAANVDLKSFNDGFYVKNCKAHLKPVLDSIKYMKERGIWIEITTLIIPGENDSGQELMQLADFVASVGVEIPWHISRFHPDYKYLKSESTPIETLKMAKEIARSRGLRYVYLGNVFEGNDSLCYNCAKLLIKRSGLNLSANNLDSGSCPYCGVSIDGLF